A stretch of the Acidimicrobiales bacterium genome encodes the following:
- a CDS encoding aminopeptidase P family N-terminal domain-containing protein: MASFGTVGMDWQERINWARMREYRLGRAREAMRRHGLGAILCMYDENVRYITSTLTPGWNRLKPGLRYAILVEGREPILYEQGD; the protein is encoded by the coding sequence ATGGCCTCGTTCGGCACGGTCGGGATGGACTGGCAGGAGCGCATCAACTGGGCCCGCATGCGCGAGTACCGCCTCGGCCGGGCACGCGAGGCGATGCGCCGCCACGGCCTCGGGGCGATCCTGTGCATGTACGACGAGAACGTCCGCTACATCACCTCGACGCTCACCCCGGGCTGGAACCGCCTGAAGCCGGGGCTGCGCTACGCGATCTTGGTCGAAGGGCGCGAGCCGATCCTCTACGAGCAGGGCGAC
- a CDS encoding sugar phosphate isomerase/epimerase family protein produces MAARDTQVEPRLSISAATTYDASYEEDLAGYAAAGVAGIGIWEYKIVGRDDAALVDALEASGLRATVCVPGAPSMFPNTLFPAPADPRDRLASLRASIKRFARFNPASCLVLASFPPDDDPERARPVIVDGLRAAAETAGEAGVRLVLEPLRRELGTLAVLPSEALALIEEVGATNIDLLLDTWHFWDLPGIREELAAHVGRIGAVQINGRAPQPRSWCDRLLPGEGVIDLPGFIATLESAGYRGWYDVEVFSDNGRYGERYPDSLWALPAAEVARRAVEGFRRAWAAYEQR; encoded by the coding sequence ATGGCCGCACGGGACACGCAGGTCGAGCCGCGGCTCTCGATCAGCGCGGCGACGACCTACGACGCCAGCTACGAGGAGGACCTCGCCGGCTACGCGGCCGCGGGCGTCGCCGGGATCGGCATCTGGGAGTACAAGATCGTGGGACGCGACGACGCTGCCCTCGTCGACGCGCTCGAGGCGAGCGGCCTGCGCGCGACCGTGTGCGTGCCCGGCGCGCCGAGCATGTTCCCGAACACGCTCTTCCCCGCGCCGGCCGACCCGCGGGACCGGCTGGCGAGCCTGCGCGCGTCGATCAAGCGCTTCGCCCGCTTCAACCCTGCCTCCTGCCTCGTGCTCGCCAGCTTCCCCCCGGACGACGACCCGGAACGGGCGCGTCCGGTGATCGTCGACGGCCTGCGCGCCGCCGCGGAGACCGCCGGCGAGGCGGGCGTGCGCCTCGTGCTCGAGCCGCTGCGCCGCGAGCTCGGGACGCTCGCGGTGCTGCCATCCGAGGCGCTGGCGCTCATCGAGGAGGTGGGCGCCACGAACATCGACCTCCTCCTCGACACGTGGCACTTCTGGGACCTCCCGGGGATCCGCGAGGAGCTCGCGGCGCACGTCGGGAGGATCGGCGCGGTGCAGATCAACGGGCGCGCGCCGCAGCCACGGTCGTGGTGCGACCGCCTCCTGCCCGGCGAGGGCGTGATCGACCTCCCGGGGTTCATCGCCACCTTGGAGTCGGCCGGCTACCGCGGCTGGTACGACGTCGAGGTCTTCTCGGACAACGGCCGCTACGGCGAGCGCTACCCCGACTCGCTGTGGGCGCTGCCCGCCGCGGAGGTGGCCCGGCGCGCCGTGGAGGGGTTCCGCCGGGCCTGGGCCGCCTACGAGCAGCGATGA
- a CDS encoding cyclase family protein, translated as MRLIDLSQDIYEGMMVYPGHSKTALWDHASHEETASRFEGGFSFQTKAFTMNDNGPTHVDSFSHLDPTPGALTIDQMPLELFMGTGVCLDVSDVPARTDIEASHLDEANDRSPEKVAPGDVLLLYTGTWNRYRGERRYLTEHPGLGESGSQWILDHGVKIFGVDSPTPDNPVSRTYPCHMMCRRSSITHYENLANLDQVAGRRFTFIGFPLKLRGAHGGPTRAVALVED; from the coding sequence GTGCGCCTGATCGACCTCTCCCAGGACATCTACGAGGGCATGATGGTCTACCCGGGCCACTCGAAGACCGCGCTGTGGGACCACGCCTCGCACGAGGAGACGGCCTCCCGCTTCGAGGGCGGCTTCTCGTTCCAGACCAAGGCGTTCACCATGAACGACAACGGCCCGACGCACGTGGACTCGTTCTCGCACCTCGACCCGACGCCCGGCGCGCTCACGATCGACCAGATGCCGCTCGAGCTGTTCATGGGGACGGGCGTGTGCCTCGACGTGAGCGACGTTCCGGCGCGCACCGACATCGAGGCGTCGCACCTCGACGAGGCGAACGACCGGTCGCCGGAGAAGGTGGCGCCCGGCGACGTCCTCCTCCTCTACACGGGCACCTGGAACCGCTACCGGGGCGAGCGTCGGTACCTCACCGAGCACCCGGGCCTCGGCGAGAGCGGGAGCCAGTGGATCCTCGACCACGGCGTGAAGATCTTCGGCGTGGACTCGCCGACGCCCGACAACCCCGTGAGCCGGACCTATCCGTGCCACATGATGTGCCGGCGGTCCTCCATCACGCACTACGAGAACCTCGCCAACCTCGACCAGGTCGCCGGACGGCGCTTCACCTTCATCGGCTTCCCGCTGAAGCTCCGAGGCGCCCACGGCGGCCCGACGCGCGCGGTCGCGCTCGTCGAGGACTGA
- a CDS encoding GntR family transcriptional regulator, whose protein sequence is MSPAEPETSAPRTRRPARPRSASDFLDDTLGRRTAHELVREHLRRAILSGAAPGGSRLVQADVAARLRVSTTPVREALRDLVTEGLVEFDPHRGAVVHKPNLEEVLELYAVRELIEPFALRFAYARRPDTTLAEASAIQAQLDETTDPSTWAELNWRFHEALIAPASQRLRSIVKMLHDASALYVARAVTVDAERIASGNREHHEMLAALKRGDVDTAASHLKAHMSSTLTGILIFARTELDGEVATEGAPAGDAR, encoded by the coding sequence GTGTCACCCGCCGAGCCCGAGACCAGCGCGCCGAGGACGCGCAGACCGGCCAGGCCCCGGTCCGCGAGCGACTTCCTCGACGACACCCTCGGGCGGCGGACCGCGCACGAGCTCGTGCGCGAGCACCTGCGCCGCGCCATCCTGAGCGGGGCGGCACCCGGCGGGTCGCGCCTCGTCCAGGCCGACGTCGCCGCGCGCCTTCGGGTCAGCACGACACCGGTGCGCGAGGCGCTGCGGGACCTCGTCACCGAGGGCCTCGTCGAGTTCGATCCCCACCGCGGCGCCGTCGTGCACAAGCCGAACCTCGAGGAGGTCCTCGAGCTCTACGCCGTGCGCGAGCTCATCGAGCCCTTCGCGCTGCGCTTCGCCTACGCGCGCCGGCCCGACACCACGCTCGCCGAGGCGAGCGCGATCCAGGCGCAGCTCGACGAGACGACGGACCCGAGCACGTGGGCGGAGCTCAACTGGCGCTTCCACGAGGCGCTCATCGCGCCGGCGAGCCAACGCCTGCGCTCGATCGTGAAGATGCTGCACGACGCCTCCGCGCTCTACGTCGCCCGGGCCGTGACCGTCGACGCGGAGCGGATCGCGTCCGGCAACCGCGAGCACCACGAGATGCTGGCGGCGCTCAAGCGCGGCGACGTCGATACCGCCGCGAGCCACCTCAAGGCGCACATGAGCTCGACGCTCACCGGCATCCTGATCTTCGCGCGCACCGAGCTCGACGGGGAGGTCGCCACCGAGGGCGCGCCGGCCGGTGACGCCCGCTGA
- a CDS encoding aldo/keto reductase, with amino-acid sequence MTPAEPVEYVNLGACGLRVSRLWLGMMSYADHKLRDWVLDERDALPILRAAVDAGITCFDTADIYEKGGSEELCGRLLPKLLRRDELVLATKVFLPLEPGENAGGLSRKHILSAIDASLRRLNMDYVDLYQIHRWDPRTPIEETMEALHDVVRAGKARYIGASSMRAWQFAKAQHVAAVNGWTRFVSMQNHYNLLYREEEREMIPQCIDQGVGVLPWSPLARGRLAGNVTRSGERRTVRARSDAFAESLYDEPADFDVIERVAEVARELGATPARVALAWLLGRPGVTAPIIGATRLEHLEDALAALSLRLEPEVCQRLESPYRPHAARDYY; translated from the coding sequence GTGACGCCCGCTGAGCCCGTGGAGTACGTCAACCTCGGCGCCTGCGGGCTGCGCGTCTCCCGGCTGTGGCTCGGCATGATGAGCTACGCCGACCACAAGCTGCGCGACTGGGTGCTCGACGAGCGCGACGCGCTCCCGATCCTGCGCGCCGCGGTCGATGCCGGCATCACCTGCTTCGACACCGCCGACATCTACGAGAAGGGGGGCAGCGAGGAGCTCTGCGGGCGGCTGCTCCCCAAGCTCCTGCGCCGCGACGAGCTCGTCCTGGCGACGAAGGTCTTCCTGCCGCTCGAGCCGGGCGAGAACGCCGGCGGACTGTCGCGCAAGCACATCCTGTCCGCGATCGACGCCTCGCTGCGCCGCCTCAACATGGACTACGTCGACCTCTACCAGATCCACCGGTGGGATCCGCGCACGCCGATCGAGGAGACGATGGAGGCGCTCCACGACGTCGTGCGCGCCGGCAAGGCCCGCTACATCGGCGCCAGCAGCATGCGAGCCTGGCAGTTCGCCAAGGCGCAGCACGTGGCCGCGGTGAACGGCTGGACGCGTTTCGTGTCGATGCAGAACCACTACAACCTCCTCTACCGCGAGGAGGAGCGGGAGATGATCCCGCAGTGCATCGACCAGGGGGTCGGCGTCCTGCCCTGGAGCCCGCTGGCGCGGGGACGGCTCGCCGGCAACGTGACCCGCAGCGGCGAGCGCCGGACGGTGCGCGCTCGCTCCGACGCCTTCGCCGAGTCGCTCTACGACGAGCCCGCGGACTTCGACGTCATCGAGCGCGTCGCGGAGGTGGCGAGGGAGCTCGGCGCGACGCCGGCGCGCGTCGCCCTCGCGTGGCTGCTCGGCCGGCCGGGCGTGACGGCCCCGATCATCGGCGCGACGCGCCTCGAGCACCTCGAGGACGCGCTCGCGGCCCTCTCGCTCCGGCTCGAGCCCGAGGTGTGCCAGCGCCTCGAGTCCCCCTACCGGCCGCACGCGGCGCGCGACTACTACTGA
- a CDS encoding ABC transporter permease, protein MSSGESGHPGTLTPAPPQAGARHGTEEPEPVPAAWEAGGSSPFRSWLRQTTSKTLHGENAGLLVIVLVAFVGIFAIVLNHTSFFSTTNLVSIVNTTCADSVMAVPLVFVICAGEIDLSFAYVIPVAAYVAAILMPTHGVVIAVLAALGLGFGVGLINGIVTVGLNIPSFVVTLGMLGFLSGYAEVIANDATLSVSNRAYIRIFGQGHVGPISVTVFWTLGAVLLGVYVLGYTRAGRQVLATGGNAAAARFSGIKTKRVRVLVFIFAGLGGALGGLIYLGQYTTATATLGGSSDLLNVLAAVIIGGTALTGGRGSVVGALVGSLLLGVIGNALVILGVSSPEELMAEGAIIIATVVISSRRGSRRGGQSGVAQSIAHFVRRGRPQELQARP, encoded by the coding sequence ATGTCATCAGGTGAGAGCGGACATCCAGGAACGCTGACGCCGGCGCCCCCGCAGGCCGGCGCTCGCCACGGGACCGAAGAGCCCGAGCCCGTCCCCGCCGCCTGGGAGGCCGGTGGGTCGTCGCCGTTCAGGAGCTGGCTGCGCCAGACGACCTCGAAGACGCTGCACGGCGAGAACGCCGGGCTGCTCGTCATCGTCCTCGTGGCGTTCGTCGGGATCTTCGCCATCGTCCTCAACCACACGTCGTTCTTCAGCACGACGAACCTCGTCAGCATCGTCAACACGACGTGCGCCGACTCGGTCATGGCGGTGCCGCTGGTCTTCGTGATCTGCGCCGGCGAGATCGACCTCTCCTTCGCCTACGTCATCCCGGTCGCCGCCTACGTCGCGGCGATCCTGATGCCGACCCACGGCGTCGTCATCGCCGTCCTCGCCGCGCTCGGGCTCGGATTCGGGGTCGGCCTGATCAACGGCATCGTCACCGTCGGGCTCAACATCCCCTCGTTCGTCGTGACGCTCGGCATGCTCGGGTTCCTGTCGGGCTACGCCGAGGTGATCGCCAACGACGCCACCCTCAGCGTCTCGAACCGCGCCTACATCCGCATCTTCGGTCAGGGCCACGTCGGCCCGATCAGCGTCACGGTGTTCTGGACGCTCGGAGCCGTCCTGCTCGGCGTCTACGTCCTCGGCTACACCCGCGCCGGCCGCCAGGTGCTCGCGACGGGCGGCAACGCGGCGGCCGCCCGGTTCTCGGGGATCAAGACGAAGCGAGTGCGCGTCCTCGTGTTCATCTTCGCCGGGCTCGGGGGCGCCCTCGGCGGCCTCATCTACCTCGGCCAGTACACGACGGCGACGGCGACGCTCGGCGGTTCGTCCGACCTCCTCAACGTGCTCGCAGCCGTGATCATCGGCGGCACGGCGCTCACCGGCGGGCGCGGCAGCGTCGTCGGGGCGCTCGTCGGCTCCCTGCTGCTCGGCGTGATCGGCAACGCCCTCGTCATCCTCGGCGTCTCGAGTCCCGAGGAGCTCATGGCCGAGGGCGCGATCATCATCGCGACGGTGGTGATCAGCTCACGGCGGGGGTCCCGCCGCGGCGGCCAGTCCGGCGTGGCGCAGTCGATCGCGCACTTCGTCCGGCGCGGCCGCCCGCAGGAGCTGCAGGCCCGGCCGTAG
- a CDS encoding sugar ABC transporter ATP-binding protein yields MPAVELRHIYKSFAGTYVLQDVSLAVQPGQIHAVVGHNGAGKSTLMKILQGVHQADAGEILLGGHVLRRPTPSLVRSLGVGMVYQERSLVPTLSGLDNLFLNNEVRGITRRIRRGVEYRQAAEICARLGVSPALLGRRVGEMSAVEQEMLEVAKALRVARRLIILDEPTGPLGGSEVQDLFKVIRATAATGVGVVLITHHLGEVFDIADFVTCLREGRVTLSCPTQQTNIDELITAIVGESSALAQQYASQARQSAATGTGPGEGREVALEVRSLLVPGKLHDVSFEVLPGEIVGLVGLAGSGRSTLLKVLYGDIRPAAGEVRLFGRPVRPGHPADAIRRGIYLIPEDRAVHGLVLSSAIVENVALSVLDRLRSWGVLRMSRARRRTRSAMQQLGIRAKGPDQVVSELSGGNQQKVVIAKAVQTDARLLLLDEPTFGVDIGASRDVARYVHEFVAAGNAALWVSSDLHELLTVADRILVLSDGTIQESIGRGTPEFDESTILAKMQRRSQLAAAHAQALPAGG; encoded by the coding sequence GTGCCGGCTGTCGAGCTGCGGCACATCTACAAGAGCTTCGCCGGGACCTACGTCCTCCAGGACGTGAGCCTCGCCGTCCAGCCCGGCCAGATTCACGCGGTCGTGGGCCACAACGGCGCGGGCAAGTCGACGCTCATGAAGATCCTGCAGGGCGTGCACCAGGCCGACGCCGGCGAGATCCTTCTCGGCGGTCACGTCCTCAGGCGACCAACGCCCTCGCTCGTGCGGTCGCTCGGCGTCGGCATGGTCTACCAGGAGCGGAGCCTCGTGCCCACGCTCAGCGGCCTCGACAACCTGTTCTTGAACAACGAGGTGCGCGGCATCACGCGCCGGATCCGCCGGGGCGTCGAGTACCGGCAGGCTGCCGAGATCTGCGCTCGCCTCGGCGTCTCGCCGGCGCTCCTCGGCCGCCGCGTCGGCGAGATGAGCGCCGTCGAGCAGGAGATGCTCGAGGTGGCGAAGGCGCTGCGCGTCGCCCGCCGGCTCATCATCCTCGACGAGCCGACCGGACCCCTCGGCGGGAGCGAGGTCCAGGACCTGTTCAAGGTGATCCGGGCGACAGCGGCGACGGGCGTCGGCGTCGTCCTCATCACGCACCACCTCGGCGAGGTCTTCGACATCGCCGACTTCGTGACGTGCCTGCGCGAGGGACGCGTCACGCTGTCGTGCCCGACGCAGCAGACGAACATCGACGAGCTCATCACCGCGATCGTCGGCGAGAGTTCGGCGCTCGCCCAGCAGTACGCGTCGCAGGCGCGCCAGTCCGCGGCCACGGGGACGGGACCCGGGGAGGGCCGCGAGGTCGCGCTCGAGGTCCGGTCGCTCCTCGTGCCCGGCAAGCTGCACGACGTCTCCTTCGAGGTGCTGCCAGGCGAGATCGTGGGTCTCGTCGGGCTCGCGGGAAGCGGGCGGTCCACGCTCCTCAAGGTCCTCTACGGGGACATCCGCCCGGCGGCCGGCGAGGTCCGGCTGTTCGGCAGGCCCGTGCGGCCCGGGCACCCGGCCGATGCGATCAGGCGCGGCATCTACCTCATTCCCGAGGACCGGGCCGTGCACGGCCTCGTCCTGTCGAGCGCGATCGTGGAGAACGTGGCGCTGTCGGTGCTCGACCGACTTCGGTCGTGGGGGGTGCTGCGCATGTCGCGTGCCCGGCGGCGGACTCGCAGCGCCATGCAGCAGCTCGGCATCCGCGCGAAGGGCCCGGACCAGGTCGTGTCCGAGCTCTCCGGGGGCAACCAGCAGAAGGTGGTCATCGCCAAGGCGGTGCAGACCGACGCGCGCCTGCTCCTGCTCGACGAGCCGACCTTCGGCGTCGACATCGGCGCCTCGCGCGACGTCGCCCGCTACGTGCACGAGTTCGTCGCCGCCGGCAACGCTGCGCTGTGGGTCAGCTCGGACCTGCACGAGCTGCTGACCGTCGCCGACCGCATCCTCGTCCTGTCGGACGGGACGATCCAGGAGAGCATCGGGCGAGGCACGCCCGAGTTCGACGAGTCCACGATCCTCGCGAAGATGCAGCGGCGCTCGCAGCTGGCAGCGGCGCATGCACAGGCGCTGCCAGCGGGAGGCTAG
- a CDS encoding substrate-binding domain-containing protein, whose translation MRLKRRFRRAAWPLAGAVGLLGLVAPLAVPASATSRPAFLPKPGGLVTNCAKAHFLPNPTLPANLDPATTLPPPSLIKVHDSAKDWGGPASAASIFPVPYTQVKITPAQAQRICKLHLKAVFLNWSNVTYNQAMIDGIRNEFNALGVRLIRVTDSEFSPTGVAGDVSAVMPLNPDIVIAGGTLNPSQMASLMGPVIRAHKILISWGNDGPGLALGPSGQLNALVGYDWYYLGLQMAKAIHDKYPHGVTLGYIHWINDVQAILLRESGLLDGLKKYPNIHVVAANGPACASCTNSGFSSPTATSAESYTESFLQTHKNVQVIFAPWENPPALGEAAAITALHLQNKVKVVTMDLAEAGTHSLAHGGLITVDMAQNIYDGGRIMAALGALRAIHAKYPRFVIVPTDAVTSKNYRNAWIYMHGPNIPCPPADC comes from the coding sequence GTGAGACTGAAGCGTCGATTCCGCAGGGCCGCCTGGCCCCTCGCGGGGGCCGTCGGGCTCCTCGGGCTGGTCGCGCCCCTGGCAGTGCCCGCCAGCGCCACGAGCCGGCCGGCGTTCCTGCCCAAGCCCGGCGGTCTCGTCACGAACTGCGCCAAGGCGCACTTCCTGCCGAACCCGACCCTGCCGGCGAACCTCGACCCGGCGACGACGCTGCCGCCGCCGTCGCTCATCAAGGTGCACGACTCGGCGAAGGACTGGGGGGGACCGGCCTCGGCGGCCTCGATCTTCCCGGTTCCCTACACGCAGGTGAAGATCACGCCGGCCCAGGCGCAGCGGATCTGCAAGCTGCACCTCAAGGCCGTCTTCTTGAACTGGAGCAACGTCACCTACAACCAGGCGATGATCGACGGCATCCGGAACGAGTTCAACGCGCTCGGCGTGCGGCTCATCCGGGTCACCGACTCCGAGTTCTCGCCCACCGGCGTCGCCGGTGACGTGAGCGCCGTCATGCCGCTCAACCCCGACATCGTGATCGCGGGTGGCACGCTCAACCCGTCGCAGATGGCGAGCCTCATGGGCCCGGTGATCCGCGCCCACAAGATCCTCATCTCGTGGGGCAACGACGGCCCGGGCCTCGCGCTCGGGCCCAGCGGCCAGTTGAACGCGCTGGTCGGCTACGACTGGTACTACCTGGGTCTGCAGATGGCCAAGGCGATCCACGACAAGTACCCGCACGGGGTCACGCTCGGGTACATCCACTGGATCAACGACGTCCAGGCGATCCTGCTGCGCGAGAGCGGCCTGCTCGACGGCCTGAAGAAGTACCCGAACATCCACGTCGTCGCGGCCAACGGACCGGCGTGCGCCTCGTGCACGAACTCCGGCTTCTCGAGCCCGACGGCGACGAGCGCCGAGTCCTACACCGAGTCGTTCCTGCAGACGCACAAGAACGTGCAGGTCATCTTCGCCCCGTGGGAGAACCCGCCCGCGCTCGGCGAGGCGGCTGCCATCACGGCGCTGCACCTGCAGAACAAGGTGAAGGTCGTGACGATGGACCTCGCCGAGGCCGGGACGCACTCCCTCGCCCACGGCGGCCTGATCACCGTCGACATGGCCCAGAACATCTACGACGGCGGCCGGATCATGGCGGCGCTCGGTGCGCTGCGCGCGATCCACGCGAAGTACCCGCGCTTCGTCATCGTCCCCACGGACGCGGTCACGTCGAAGAACTACCGGAACGCCTGGATCTACATGCACGGGCCGAACATCCCGTGCCCGCCGGCCGACTGCTGA
- a CDS encoding sugar phosphate isomerase/epimerase family protein, which produces MAVGPSASFQGGREMSLPRLSIAAVTTYGAPVEVDIAACKAAGAPGIGIWEFKLPPSGRDDDVVAAVREAGLRATLCTGTVPSVYPDAYFTEPSEPAERVKAMCASIERLAAFDPVAVLCVTGDPRGRDVEEMRRVTVEGLRTVARFAASLGITIGLEPYRADAGSLVTTLPDTVRLIDDVGEPNVAVIADTWHFWDLPGIEADLARFADRLVGVQINDRRDPYLGWCDRRLPGDGKIDLRSIFGVLDAAGYDGWYDVEVFSDDGRFGSAVPDSVWALDPYEVCRRCVSSFERLWSERRRPA; this is translated from the coding sequence ATGGCCGTTGGGCCGTCAGCCTCGTTCCAGGGGGGACGCGAGATGTCGCTGCCACGTCTGTCGATCGCTGCCGTGACGACCTACGGCGCCCCCGTCGAGGTCGACATCGCGGCGTGCAAGGCGGCTGGTGCTCCGGGCATCGGCATCTGGGAGTTCAAGCTCCCGCCCTCCGGCCGGGACGACGACGTCGTCGCCGCGGTGCGCGAGGCTGGCCTGCGAGCCACGCTGTGCACCGGGACCGTTCCCTCGGTCTACCCGGACGCCTACTTCACCGAGCCGAGCGAGCCTGCCGAGCGGGTGAAGGCGATGTGTGCGTCGATCGAGCGCCTGGCGGCCTTCGACCCGGTCGCCGTCCTGTGCGTGACGGGCGACCCGCGCGGACGCGACGTCGAGGAGATGCGCCGCGTGACGGTCGAGGGGCTGCGCACCGTGGCCCGCTTCGCGGCCAGCCTCGGGATCACCATCGGGCTCGAGCCGTACCGCGCGGACGCCGGTTCGCTCGTGACCACGCTGCCCGACACGGTGCGGCTCATCGACGACGTCGGCGAGCCGAACGTCGCGGTGATCGCCGACACCTGGCACTTCTGGGACCTCCCGGGGATCGAGGCGGACCTCGCACGGTTCGCCGACCGGCTGGTCGGCGTCCAGATCAACGACCGGCGCGATCCCTACCTGGGGTGGTGCGACCGGCGGCTGCCGGGGGACGGGAAGATCGACCTGCGGTCGATCTTCGGCGTGCTCGACGCTGCCGGCTACGACGGATGGTACGACGTCGAGGTGTTCTCCGACGACGGGCGCTTCGGCAGCGCGGTCCCGGACTCCGTCTGGGCGCTCGATCCCTACGAGGTGTGCCGGCGGTGCGTCTCGTCCTTCGAGCGGCTCTGGAGCGAGCGGCGCCGACCGGCCTAG
- a CDS encoding SDR family oxidoreductase yields MATNVIVTGAAGGMGAATVRLLAERGVNVLAVDRDAEALERLASELDGKGCEIVGRVADVGSATDVKAFVDEAAERWGGLDGIFNIAAILGEFAPITESSDEGFDEVIRVNTKSAWYGMKYAIPHLIARGGGAVVNTGSYLAWHGCGLLGPYNASKHALVGLTKTAAIEYAKYNVRVNIICPGSMDTKMNIDTAAGFHPEDPEAGLRELAANTLTGRVTRPEEVATVGVFLLLDAPIQMTGALVPVDGGYSAK; encoded by the coding sequence GTGGCGACGAACGTGATCGTGACCGGCGCGGCCGGCGGGATGGGCGCGGCGACGGTGCGCCTGCTCGCCGAGCGGGGCGTCAACGTTCTGGCGGTGGACCGCGACGCGGAGGCGCTCGAGCGCCTCGCGAGCGAGCTCGACGGCAAGGGCTGCGAGATCGTCGGGCGAGTCGCCGACGTCGGCAGCGCGACCGACGTGAAGGCGTTCGTCGACGAAGCCGCCGAGCGGTGGGGCGGGCTCGACGGGATCTTCAACATCGCCGCCATCCTCGGCGAGTTCGCGCCGATCACCGAATCCTCCGACGAGGGCTTCGACGAGGTGATCCGGGTGAACACGAAGAGCGCCTGGTACGGCATGAAGTACGCCATCCCGCACCTCATCGCGCGCGGCGGTGGCGCCGTCGTGAACACCGGGTCCTACCTGGCCTGGCACGGCTGCGGCCTGCTCGGTCCGTACAACGCGTCGAAGCACGCGCTCGTCGGTCTCACGAAGACGGCGGCGATCGAGTACGCGAAGTACAACGTGCGCGTCAACATCATCTGCCCCGGCTCGATGGACACGAAGATGAACATCGACACCGCCGCGGGCTTCCACCCCGAGGACCCCGAGGCGGGTCTGCGCGAGCTCGCCGCGAACACCTTGACCGGCCGGGTCACCCGCCCGGAGGAGGTGGCCACCGTCGGCGTCTTCCTCCTCCTCGATGCACCGATCCAGATGACTGGTGCGCTCGTGCCGGTCGACGGCGGCTACTCGGCGAAGTAG
- a CDS encoding phytanoyl-CoA dioxygenase family protein, which translates to MATLGADQLGRFFEDGYLVVEGVVGAARLAAVLDDCAEIAVGLVAAAIERGEVEAAVAALPWQRQLVELARATGRDHSQHFDISLPVRGHVDRDTPMNTRRSVFDVLVDPGLLDAVACLVGPEVTCNPVQHLRIKLPQAAMPRDAGFLAAMVPWHQDSGVVLAEADDTCLVTAWVAVTDATVRNGCLQVVPGSQRAPVLRHCLQVNQYEIPAELVCELGEPVALEVPAGSVVFLDRRTVHASLHNTSESDVRVSLDLRYQPTGQATGRPLFPAFVARSAAAPASALADPAAWARLWDEVRGQLPDELVPEQFFRWGPTGNLCA; encoded by the coding sequence ATGGCAACGCTCGGTGCCGACCAGCTGGGCCGCTTCTTCGAGGACGGCTACCTCGTCGTCGAGGGCGTCGTCGGCGCGGCGCGCCTCGCCGCCGTGCTGGACGACTGCGCCGAGATCGCCGTCGGGCTCGTCGCCGCGGCCATCGAACGTGGCGAGGTCGAGGCGGCGGTCGCCGCGCTCCCCTGGCAGCGCCAGCTCGTCGAGCTGGCGCGAGCGACCGGTCGCGACCACAGCCAGCACTTCGACATCAGCCTCCCCGTGCGCGGCCACGTCGATCGCGACACGCCGATGAACACCCGCCGGAGCGTCTTCGACGTCCTCGTGGACCCGGGCCTGCTCGACGCCGTCGCCTGCCTCGTCGGTCCCGAGGTGACCTGCAACCCGGTGCAGCACCTGCGGATCAAGCTGCCGCAGGCGGCGATGCCGCGCGACGCCGGCTTCCTCGCCGCGATGGTCCCCTGGCACCAAGACAGCGGTGTGGTGCTCGCCGAGGCCGACGACACCTGCCTCGTGACCGCGTGGGTGGCGGTCACCGACGCCACGGTGCGCAACGGCTGTCTCCAGGTCGTCCCCGGCTCGCAGCGCGCGCCGGTCCTTCGCCACTGCCTCCAGGTCAACCAGTACGAGATACCGGCCGAGCTCGTCTGCGAGCTCGGCGAGCCCGTCGCGCTCGAGGTGCCGGCCGGCAGCGTCGTCTTCCTCGACCGGCGCACCGTGCACGCCTCGCTCCACAACACGAGCGAGTCGGACGTGCGAGTCAGCCTCGACCTGCGCTACCAGCCGACGGGGCAGGCGACGGGCCGGCCGCTGTTCCCGGCCTTCGTCGCGCGCTCCGCGGCAGCGCCCGCGTCCGCCCTGGCCGATCCCGCCGCCTGGGCGCGCCTGTGGGACGAGGTGCGCGGCCAGCTGCCCGACGAGCTCGTGCCCGAGCAGTTCTTCCGCTGGGGCCCGACGGGGAACCTCTGCGCGTAG